Proteins encoded together in one Apus apus isolate bApuApu2 chromosome Z, bApuApu2.pri.cur, whole genome shotgun sequence window:
- the PLIN2 gene encoding perilipin-2 isoform X4: protein MALAAIDPEQNIVSRVANLPLVSSTYDMVSTAYITTKDNHPYLKSVCEIAEKGVKTITSVAMTSAMPIIQKLEPQIVVANNYACIGLDKIEERLPILNQPTDKVVANAKDVVVGAREAVTTTVTGAKETLAHTITGVVGKTKEAMQDSVNMTKSVVNGSINTVLGSRVVQMVSSGMDSALTKSETLVDQYLPLTEAELEKEAVRVEGFEVGVQKPSYYVRLGSLSSKVRTRAYQQALNKVRDAKQKSQETISQLHHTVNLHIESRTLAIARSLTQQLQTTCLTLVSSLQGLPQNVQDQVYSVGSMAGDAYQSFRSVSSFQELSDSFLTTSKGQLKKMKESLDDVMDYLVNNTPLNWLVGPFYPQVPGIQHAESKGEGEKNSSPKDKQPEHATE from the exons atggcattggCAGCAATTGATCCAGAGCAG aaCATTGTATCAAGAGTTGCCAACCTTCCCTTGGTGAGCTCCACCTATGATATGGTGTCCACGGCTTACATCACCACAAAGGATAACCATCCTTACCTGAAGTCAGTATGTGAGATAGCAGAGAAAGGAGTGAAGACAATTACTTCGGTAGCTATGACAAGTGCTATGCCTATCATCCAGAAACTGGAACCACAAA ttgTAGTTGCCAACAACTATGCATGTATAGGTCTAGACAAAATTGAAGAGAGACTGCCTATACTCAATCAACCCACTGATAAG GTTGTCGCCAATGCCAAGGATGTAGTTGTTGgagccagagaagctgtgacaACCACTGTGACTGGTGCCAAGGAAACTCTTGCTCACACGATCACTGGAGTTGTGGGCAAGACTAAAGAAGCAATGCAAGACAGTGTAAATATGACTAAGTCAGTTGTCAATGGCAGTATTAACACTGTCCTGGGAAGTCGTGTGGTGCAGATGGTGAGCAGTGGAATGGACAGTGCTCTCACTAAATCAGAGACCCTTGTAGACCAGTATCTCCCACTTACAGAAGCAGAACTAG AGAAAGAAGCTGTAAGAGTTGAAGGCTTTGAAGTTGGAGTTCAAAAGCCAAGCTACTATGTTAGACTAGGATCCCTGTCTTCAAAGGTTCGCACACGTGCCTACCAACAAGCCTTAAACAAAGTCAGAGATGCTAAACAGAAAAGTCAGGAGACAATCTCTCAGCTGCACCACACTGTTAATCTG catatCGAGTCAAGAACTCTAGCTATTGCACGGAGCCTCACTCAGCAGCTTCAGACCACCTGCCTCACACTGGTGTCAAGCCTACAGGGGCTGCCACAGAATGTGCAGGATCAGGTTTACAGTGTTGGGTCAATGGCAGGTGATGCATACCAGAGCTTTCGGTCAGTATCCTCCTTCCAAGAATTATCAGACAGCTTTCTTACCACTAGCAAAggacagctgaagaaaatgaaggagtCTCTGGATGATGTGATGGATTATCTTGTTAACAACACACCGCTCAACTGGCTGGTAGGTCCCTTTTACCCACAAGTGCCTGGCATTCAGCATGCTGAGAGCAAAggtgaaggggagaaaaattcCAGCCCGAAAGACAAACAGCCTGAACATGCTACTGAATAA
- the PLIN2 gene encoding perilipin-2 isoform X1 produces MALAAIDPEQNIVSRVANLPLVSSTYDMVSTAYITTKDNHPYLKSVCEIAEKGVKTITSVAMTSAMPIIQKLEPQIVVANNYACIGLDKIEERLPILNQPTDKVVANAKDVVVGAREAVTTTVTGAKETLAHTITGVVGKTKEAMQDSVNMTKSVVNGSINTVLGSRVVQMVSSGMDSALTKSETLVDQYLPLTEAELEKEAVRVEGFEVGVQKPSYYVRLGSLSSKVRTRAYQQALNKVRDAKQKSQETISQLHHTVNLIEYARKNMNSANQKLLGAQEKLYQSWVEWKKNTGQNDGDELHSAEHIESRTLAIARSLTQQLQTTCLTLVSSLQGLPQNVQDQVYSVGSMAGDAYQSFRSVSSFQELSDSFLTTSKGQLKKMKESLDDVMDYLVNNTPLNWLVPDFSITDLSSESDDIPDILDLDEEDQQDFSRTNGPYTAGQRAE; encoded by the exons atggcattggCAGCAATTGATCCAGAGCAG aaCATTGTATCAAGAGTTGCCAACCTTCCCTTGGTGAGCTCCACCTATGATATGGTGTCCACGGCTTACATCACCACAAAGGATAACCATCCTTACCTGAAGTCAGTATGTGAGATAGCAGAGAAAGGAGTGAAGACAATTACTTCGGTAGCTATGACAAGTGCTATGCCTATCATCCAGAAACTGGAACCACAAA ttgTAGTTGCCAACAACTATGCATGTATAGGTCTAGACAAAATTGAAGAGAGACTGCCTATACTCAATCAACCCACTGATAAG GTTGTCGCCAATGCCAAGGATGTAGTTGTTGgagccagagaagctgtgacaACCACTGTGACTGGTGCCAAGGAAACTCTTGCTCACACGATCACTGGAGTTGTGGGCAAGACTAAAGAAGCAATGCAAGACAGTGTAAATATGACTAAGTCAGTTGTCAATGGCAGTATTAACACTGTCCTGGGAAGTCGTGTGGTGCAGATGGTGAGCAGTGGAATGGACAGTGCTCTCACTAAATCAGAGACCCTTGTAGACCAGTATCTCCCACTTACAGAAGCAGAACTAG AGAAAGAAGCTGTAAGAGTTGAAGGCTTTGAAGTTGGAGTTCAAAAGCCAAGCTACTATGTTAGACTAGGATCCCTGTCTTCAAAGGTTCGCACACGTGCCTACCAACAAGCCTTAAACAAAGTCAGAGATGCTAAACAGAAAAGTCAGGAGACAATCTCTCAGCTGCACCACACTGTTAATCTG ATCGAGTATGCCAGAAAGAACATGAATAGTGCCAATCAGAAACTTCTTGGTGCTCAGGAAAAGCTTTATCAATCCTGGGTagagtggaagaaaaatacaggccAAAATGATGGTGATGAACTGCATAGCGCTGAG catatCGAGTCAAGAACTCTAGCTATTGCACGGAGCCTCACTCAGCAGCTTCAGACCACCTGCCTCACACTGGTGTCAAGCCTACAGGGGCTGCCACAGAATGTGCAGGATCAGGTTTACAGTGTTGGGTCAATGGCAGGTGATGCATACCAGAGCTTTCGGTCAGTATCCTCCTTCCAAGAATTATCAGACAGCTTTCTTACCACTAGCAAAggacagctgaagaaaatgaaggagtCTCTGGATGATGTGATGGATTATCTTGTTAACAACACACCGCTCAACTGGCTG GTTCCAGATTTCAGTATTACAGACCTGTCTTCAGAGTCAGATGATATCCCAGACATTTTGGATTTGGATGAAGAAGATCAACAAGACTTTTCACGCACAAATGGCCCTTACACTGCAGGGCAAAGAGCTGAATAA
- the PLIN2 gene encoding perilipin-2 isoform X3, protein MALAAIDPEQNIVSRVANLPLVSSTYDMVSTAYITTKDNHPYLKSVCEIAEKGVKTITSVAMTSAMPIIQKLEPQIVVANNYACIGLDKIEERLPILNQPTDKVVANAKDVVVGAREAVTTTVTGAKETLAHTITGVVGKTKEAMQDSVNMTKSVVNGSINTVLGSRVVQMVSSGMDSALTKSETLVDQYLPLTEAELEKEAVRVEGFEVGVQKPSYYVRLGSLSSKVRTRAYQQALNKVRDAKQKSQETISQLHHTVNLHIESRTLAIARSLTQQLQTTCLTLVSSLQGLPQNVQDQVYSVGSMAGDAYQSFRSVSSFQELSDSFLTTSKGQLKKMKESLDDVMDYLVNNTPLNWLVPDFSITDLSSESDDIPDILDLDEEDQQDFSRTNGPYTAGQRAE, encoded by the exons atggcattggCAGCAATTGATCCAGAGCAG aaCATTGTATCAAGAGTTGCCAACCTTCCCTTGGTGAGCTCCACCTATGATATGGTGTCCACGGCTTACATCACCACAAAGGATAACCATCCTTACCTGAAGTCAGTATGTGAGATAGCAGAGAAAGGAGTGAAGACAATTACTTCGGTAGCTATGACAAGTGCTATGCCTATCATCCAGAAACTGGAACCACAAA ttgTAGTTGCCAACAACTATGCATGTATAGGTCTAGACAAAATTGAAGAGAGACTGCCTATACTCAATCAACCCACTGATAAG GTTGTCGCCAATGCCAAGGATGTAGTTGTTGgagccagagaagctgtgacaACCACTGTGACTGGTGCCAAGGAAACTCTTGCTCACACGATCACTGGAGTTGTGGGCAAGACTAAAGAAGCAATGCAAGACAGTGTAAATATGACTAAGTCAGTTGTCAATGGCAGTATTAACACTGTCCTGGGAAGTCGTGTGGTGCAGATGGTGAGCAGTGGAATGGACAGTGCTCTCACTAAATCAGAGACCCTTGTAGACCAGTATCTCCCACTTACAGAAGCAGAACTAG AGAAAGAAGCTGTAAGAGTTGAAGGCTTTGAAGTTGGAGTTCAAAAGCCAAGCTACTATGTTAGACTAGGATCCCTGTCTTCAAAGGTTCGCACACGTGCCTACCAACAAGCCTTAAACAAAGTCAGAGATGCTAAACAGAAAAGTCAGGAGACAATCTCTCAGCTGCACCACACTGTTAATCTG catatCGAGTCAAGAACTCTAGCTATTGCACGGAGCCTCACTCAGCAGCTTCAGACCACCTGCCTCACACTGGTGTCAAGCCTACAGGGGCTGCCACAGAATGTGCAGGATCAGGTTTACAGTGTTGGGTCAATGGCAGGTGATGCATACCAGAGCTTTCGGTCAGTATCCTCCTTCCAAGAATTATCAGACAGCTTTCTTACCACTAGCAAAggacagctgaagaaaatgaaggagtCTCTGGATGATGTGATGGATTATCTTGTTAACAACACACCGCTCAACTGGCTG GTTCCAGATTTCAGTATTACAGACCTGTCTTCAGAGTCAGATGATATCCCAGACATTTTGGATTTGGATGAAGAAGATCAACAAGACTTTTCACGCACAAATGGCCCTTACACTGCAGGGCAAAGAGCTGAATAA
- the PLIN2 gene encoding perilipin-2 isoform X2 produces MALAAIDPEQNIVSRVANLPLVSSTYDMVSTAYITTKDNHPYLKSVCEIAEKGVKTITSVAMTSAMPIIQKLEPQIVVANNYACIGLDKIEERLPILNQPTDKVVANAKDVVVGAREAVTTTVTGAKETLAHTITGVVGKTKEAMQDSVNMTKSVVNGSINTVLGSRVVQMVSSGMDSALTKSETLVDQYLPLTEAELEKEAVRVEGFEVGVQKPSYYVRLGSLSSKVRTRAYQQALNKVRDAKQKSQETISQLHHTVNLIEYARKNMNSANQKLLGAQEKLYQSWVEWKKNTGQNDGDELHSAEHIESRTLAIARSLTQQLQTTCLTLVSSLQGLPQNVQDQVYSVGSMAGDAYQSFRSVSSFQELSDSFLTTSKGQLKKMKESLDDVMDYLVNNTPLNWLVGPFYPQVPGIQHAESKGEGEKNSSPKDKQPEHATE; encoded by the exons atggcattggCAGCAATTGATCCAGAGCAG aaCATTGTATCAAGAGTTGCCAACCTTCCCTTGGTGAGCTCCACCTATGATATGGTGTCCACGGCTTACATCACCACAAAGGATAACCATCCTTACCTGAAGTCAGTATGTGAGATAGCAGAGAAAGGAGTGAAGACAATTACTTCGGTAGCTATGACAAGTGCTATGCCTATCATCCAGAAACTGGAACCACAAA ttgTAGTTGCCAACAACTATGCATGTATAGGTCTAGACAAAATTGAAGAGAGACTGCCTATACTCAATCAACCCACTGATAAG GTTGTCGCCAATGCCAAGGATGTAGTTGTTGgagccagagaagctgtgacaACCACTGTGACTGGTGCCAAGGAAACTCTTGCTCACACGATCACTGGAGTTGTGGGCAAGACTAAAGAAGCAATGCAAGACAGTGTAAATATGACTAAGTCAGTTGTCAATGGCAGTATTAACACTGTCCTGGGAAGTCGTGTGGTGCAGATGGTGAGCAGTGGAATGGACAGTGCTCTCACTAAATCAGAGACCCTTGTAGACCAGTATCTCCCACTTACAGAAGCAGAACTAG AGAAAGAAGCTGTAAGAGTTGAAGGCTTTGAAGTTGGAGTTCAAAAGCCAAGCTACTATGTTAGACTAGGATCCCTGTCTTCAAAGGTTCGCACACGTGCCTACCAACAAGCCTTAAACAAAGTCAGAGATGCTAAACAGAAAAGTCAGGAGACAATCTCTCAGCTGCACCACACTGTTAATCTG ATCGAGTATGCCAGAAAGAACATGAATAGTGCCAATCAGAAACTTCTTGGTGCTCAGGAAAAGCTTTATCAATCCTGGGTagagtggaagaaaaatacaggccAAAATGATGGTGATGAACTGCATAGCGCTGAG catatCGAGTCAAGAACTCTAGCTATTGCACGGAGCCTCACTCAGCAGCTTCAGACCACCTGCCTCACACTGGTGTCAAGCCTACAGGGGCTGCCACAGAATGTGCAGGATCAGGTTTACAGTGTTGGGTCAATGGCAGGTGATGCATACCAGAGCTTTCGGTCAGTATCCTCCTTCCAAGAATTATCAGACAGCTTTCTTACCACTAGCAAAggacagctgaagaaaatgaaggagtCTCTGGATGATGTGATGGATTATCTTGTTAACAACACACCGCTCAACTGGCTGGTAGGTCCCTTTTACCCACAAGTGCCTGGCATTCAGCATGCTGAGAGCAAAggtgaaggggagaaaaattcCAGCCCGAAAGACAAACAGCCTGAACATGCTACTGAATAA